A window of the Gossypium hirsutum isolate 1008001.06 chromosome A05, Gossypium_hirsutum_v2.1, whole genome shotgun sequence genome harbors these coding sequences:
- the LOC107957395 gene encoding 40S ribosomal protein S23 — protein MGKTRGMGAGRKLRTHRRRQRWADKSYKKSNLGNEWKKPFAGSSHAKGIVLEKIGIEAKQPNSAIRKCARVQLIKNGKKIAAFVPNDGCLNYIEENDEVLIAGFGRKGHAVGDIPGVRFKVVKVSGVSLLALFKEKKEKPRS, from the exons ATGGG GAAGACTCGTGGAATGGGAGCTGGTCGTAAGCTGAGAACCCACCGTAGAAGGCAGAGGTGGGCCGACAAGTCATATAAGAAGTCAAATCTCGGAAATGAATGGAAGAAACCTTTTGCTGGATCATCACATGCCAAGGGCATAGTTCTTGAGAAAAT TGGCATTGAAGCTAAGCAGCCTAATTCTGCTATCCGAAAATGTGCTCGTGTTCAGTTGATCAAGAATGGAAAGAAAATTGCTGCCTTTGTACCCAATGACGGTTGCTTAAACTACATTGAGGAAAAT GATGAGGTATTGATTGCTGGATTTGGACGAAAGGGGCATGCTGTGGGAGATATTCCCGGAGTTCGGTTCAAGGTTGTTAAGGTTTCGGGTGTGTCTCTTCTAGCTCTTTTCAAAGAGAAGAAGGAGAAGCCAAGGTCTTAA